A window of [Clostridium] innocuum genomic DNA:
TATAATATTCCATGTATACGAGAAAGGAAGGGAAGTTATGCCAACAATAACCGAGAAAATCATACAGAAGCATCTGGTAGAAGGGGTGATGGAGCGAGGAAAACCCATCGCAATCCGCATCGATCAGACACTGACACAGGATGCCACAGGAACCATGGCTTACCTGCAGCTGGAGGCGATGGGTGTGGATCAGGTCAAAACCGATCTGTCTATCAGCTATGTCGACCATAATACATTACAAAGCGGCTTTGAGAATGCCGACGATCACAAATATTTGCAGACAGTGGCAATGAAGCACGGTGTCCGCTTTTCACGTCCCGGTAACGGAATCTGTCATCAGGTTCATCTGGAGCGCTTTGCGAAGCCGCAAGCCACTCTTTTGGGAAGTGATTCCCATACCCCGACAGCGGGAGGTATGGGGGCCTTGGCCATTGGAGCCGGTGGTCTGGATGTTGCCTGTGCCATGGCCGGCATGCCGTTTCATCTCAATATGCCGAAAATCATCAATGTTCGTTTGCACGGCTCCCTCACAAAGGGTGTCAGCTCCAAGGATATCATATTAAAGGTATTACAAATACTGAGTGTAAAAGGCGGTGTGGGGAATGTGATAGAATACAGCGGAGACGGTGTTCTCAGTCTGAGTATTCCACAGCGTGCCACCATTACCAATATGGGTGCCGAGCTTGGTGCGACGACTTCGATTTTCCCAAGTGATGAAGTCACACGGGAGTTTTTAAAGAAACAGCAGCGCGAGGATGCTTATGAGGAGCTTAAAGCTGATGCGGATGCTGTGTATGATGCTGTCATAGATATTGATTTGAATACGCTGGAGCCGATGATTGCCATGCCGCATTCTCCGGACAATGTCCTTCCCATTCATGAAGTGCTTGGTCTGAAGGTAGATCAGGTTGCCATCGGAAGCTGCACGAACTCCTCCTATATGGATATGATGAGTGTTGCCGGTATTTTGAAGGATAAAACCGTAGATCCGAATGTCAGTCTGGTTATATCTCCGGGCTCCCGGCAGGTATTGCATATGATTTCGCAAAACGGCGGCCTTTCCGATATGATTTCCGCCGGTGCCAGAATTCTGGAATCCACCTGTGGACCCTGCATCGGCATGGGGCAGTCACCGATCACCAATGCGCTCTCCCTTCGTACCTTCAATCGGAATTTCTATGGAAGAAGCGGTACGCTGAGTGCCAAGGTATGTCTGGTTTCCCCGGAAACTGCAGCCGCAAGTGCATTGCATGGTTATATTGTAGATCCGCGAACTGTGAGCTATGATATGCCGCAGGAGCCGCAGTCCTTTACCGTCGATGATTCCATGATTATCATTCCGGATGCAGAAGCAGCTGCCAAAACCGATGTTGTGCGCGGTCCGAATATCAAGCCGCTGCCGATCAATACGCCGCTTGCGGATCGCATTGACAAGCGGGTCATGATTAAGGTAGGTGACAATATCACCACCGATCACATCGCCCCCGCAGGAGCAAAGGTATTGCCTTACCGCTCCAATATCGAAAAAATCAGTGAATTTATTTTCATGAATGTGAAAGAAAGCTTCCATGACGACTGTTTACGCAACGGTGGAGGCTTCATCATCGCAGGTGCCAACTATGGACAGGGCAGCTCCCGTGAGCATGCTGCATTAGCCCCGATGTATCTGGGAATCAAAGCGGTGATTGCCAAGAGCTTTGCACGTATCCACCGTGCCAATCTGATCAATTTCGGTATCATTCCATTTACCTTCTGCAATGAGACGGATTATGATTCCATTGATGAAATGGATGAGTTAACAATGACGCACCTGCATACATTGACAGAAAATACACCGGTAGAGGTCATGAATATCACGAAAAACAGCAGATTTTCAGTCACACACAATCTGACACAGCGTGATATAGAAACAATTTTGGCCGGAGGCACACTGAATTTGATTCGTCAGAAGCAAATCTGATCCATCAGGTATTTCAACACACAAACAAAACAGTTAATGAATGGGTGCAGGCACTTAAAGCTTGCACCTTTTTACAGACTGTTTTCCCCATTCTCGTATGGTAGAGCTTTTATTTGCATATTTTCCAATACAATCTTGAGGCTAGGGGATCTAAATAACAAGTACCCTGTTCCCTTCACGCATACAATCGTATCTAGCCTCTCTTGAGGCTAGTTGATCTAAATAAAAGTTCATGCTTTGCTGATTCGCTAATGTCTTTGTCTAGCCTCTCTTGAGGTTAGTGGATCTAAATATATAAATACCGCCACCATAGGTCTGGTTATACCATCTAGCCTCTCTTCACACTTTTATTTGCTTATCCCGTGATTTCCATTACAATAAAGAAAAGGAATGAAATAAATCATACCCAGGCTTCGTTTATAGGATAGAAAGAAGGGATTACTCATGAAAAAAGCTGTACTCGCCCTATGTGTGCTCCTGCTTCTCGCCAGCTACTCCTCTTTGCAGAAGACAGCTGAGCACAAAGCGGAAAAGCCACAGGAACAGGCAAATCCAAAAATCGCGGCACCTGCCGATATCCGCTACCCGAAAAGTCCTTCTATCGAGGACTATGATGCTCAAATCACCATAAGCGACAATAACCCTATAGATCCTACCATGCTGAACGGCTATGCTGATTTTTCACAGGAAAGCTTTTACGCAATTCTAAAGACCGCTTCTGATAATGTCAGCTATTCCCCGCTGAGTCTGTATTATCCGCTGATGCTGACGCTACAGGCAAGTAAGGGCAATACTGCAGAGCAGCTGCAGACGCTGCTTCATGTAAACCGCAGTGATAATGCGAAAAATATGGGAAATTTATATCGCCGCCTGTATACGGACAATGAAAGCGGACAAATGAAAATTGCGAATTCCTTATGGATACAAAATGCATATCCGGTAAAAGACGAATTTATAGAAGCCGCAAACAAGCAATTCTATGCTGCCGCCTATACTGTGGATTTTTCACAGTCAAAAACTGCTGACCTCATGGCTGCATGGATTCGTGAGCACACCAACGCTAACCTGTCTCCTTCTATAAGGACAGATGGATCCATGCGCATGTCGATTCTCAACGCAATCTACTATAAAGCGCGTTTTCAAACTGTATTTGATAAAAAGAAAACAAAAAAAGGATACCTTTTATGCGCAGGATGGGAAGGTTGCTGCAGATTTCATGCATCAGAACATGGATTCTCATTTCTTTATCGATAACAAGGACTATGCCGCAACTTCTCTGGCATTAAGCAATTCCACCAGCCTGACGCTGGTACTGCCAAAGGAAGGAAAGGATCTCCGCAAGCTGATGGAACAAAAGGGATTTCTACAGAATTTGCTGGAGGATGATGGCGATGGAGCAGAATTCGGTATTGTGAACCTGTCTCTGCCGAAGTTTAAAATCCATTCCAAGCTGCTGCTGGCGGATACCTTAAAGGCCATGGGTGTTACTTCTTTGTTTGATACCGCCGCAGAGCTGGATGGTATAACGGATGAAAAGCCCCTTTTTGTTTCTAACATTCAGCAGGAAACAAGCATCGCCTTGGATGAGGAAGGCGTCGAGGCAAGCGCATATACCGAGATAGGGATGACGGGTGCCGCAAATATCAAGCATCCAAAAATCCTTCATCTAAACCTGAACCGTGAATTTCTTTATGTGATTTCCACCCGCATGGATGGCATTGAGCTTCCCCTGTTTATCGGCGTATGCAGTAATCCTGCTTCTTAAAGAATAAAAATCAATCCCCCTTCTTGCACCTGCATCATATAAAGGACTTTATTGTAGCTTTCCATTGTCAGAAACATTGAAAAAAAGCTGCCTTCCCATAGCATGAAGTCAGCCCTTGCTTATCATCTATTGTGTTTTCTTGTCACTTTTTCTTATGGAATTTCTGTTCGCTTTCCGGGTCCTTGACAAATGCCAGAAACAGCATGCCCAGCAGCATCATCGGAATCAGACCGAGAATACCATATTGTGTTTCTCCGGTAATCATGATAATTGTGGATACCGCCATCGGTCCTAAGATTGCCGAGAATTTGGAAAATACGGAGAAGAATCCGAAGAATTCATTGGAATCAGCTTTATCCGGAATCAGCTTGGCAAAATATGAACGGGAAACGGACTGGATACCGCCCTGAAACATACCGACCAGCAATGCCACCACCCAGATAAAGGACGGGTAGGTCTTAATCAGTGAGCCTGCCAGTACAACACCGACATAGCCAAGGATTCCGACATAAATCATCTTCTTACTGCCTACATGCTCCACCAGCTTTCCAAACAGAATGGAGAACGGACAGGCAACGATATTGATGACAATTACGACTACCAGACTCATGACATCACTGATTCCCATCTCTGTCGCAAGAGAAACCGCCATTTTGATAACCGTATTCACACAGTCAATATAGAAAAAGTAGGATATACAGAACAAAAAGATATTTTTGTTCTTTTTAATATCACGGAATGTGTGATATAAATGGGAAAACGATTCCCGAACGACATGCGGCACCGGTTCATGAAAATTTTTCTGTTTCACATTTTTCAGCATAGGGCGTGAATATACAAGCCACCAAAGCACAGCCATTCCCATCGTAAGACCGCATGCCATCCGATAGCTCAAGGTAAAGGAACCTAGTACCAGATCTCCGGTTTTCGGATCACCGAGCAGGGTTACCAGCGCAAAGGGTATTACAAAAATCAGAAATGGCAATACGGAGCCGATATATCCCCATGCATAGCCGGCAGCACTTACCTTATCCACCCGCTCATCATCACAGACATCCACAATAAAGGCATCGTAGAAAATTATGGAGCCGTTATAGCCGAGCATAGCGATAATGAAAATCACAATCGCCGCACGGTAGTCGATAAAGGGCAGAGCAAGACCAAAGCCGCCGAAGATGCCCATAAACAGGAAAAACTTAAACATCTTCATTTTCTTATCCTTGTAATCCGCCATCGTTCCAAGCACAGGGGATATCACAGCCAGTATAATCGCATAGATTGCATTCGCCCAGCCGACGTACACACTGCTGTCCCCGGGTGTGATTTTCGCAATCAGTAAAGGAAATATGACAGTACAGGTGGTCAGCACCTGCGCTGAATTTCCCACATCATATAAAATCCAGCTGGTTTCCTCTTTGGTAAAGCCAAGTTTTGTCAGAATTTTTGTGAACATATGCTTCGTTCCTTTCTCTTTATAAAGACAGTGTAGCACAGGGATATCGTCTTGGGGATACGGATAACAAAAGCTTAACAATTTTCAATGGCAAGAAGCTCTGCCCGGATACAGCGCCCCTGTACCTCAACCACAGCATAGCCGCTGTGCGGAGTGCCATAGCACACAGAACCCGGATTGATCAAAACTACACCATCGACCTCGGTAAAGCACTGATGATGCGTATGTCCGAAGAACAGCGTGTCGCAGCCCTTACGTTTTGCATAGGCCGCCAGCTTTCCATACAGGGTACGCATACACAGATCCATGATATCATCATTCTGTGTATGCTTCATTGCGAGAACCTCCTGCACGGTTTCATCGTCAAAAATATCTCCATGCAGACAGATAGCCTTGCGTCCCTCCAGCGTCAGCTTCATTTTTTTTGGAAGGCGATGGGAACGGTCATGATTTCCCTTCACAATGGAGCATTCATCAATTTCCTGTAACGGAAAGCCGACATCCCCCAAATGAATTTTCAAATCCGCAGCTGCATGCTCCTGCAAAATTCTTCGTGCAGCCTCTTGTTCTCCATGTGTATCGGACATCAATAGTATTTTCATGTTGTACACCTTCATATCTGTTAGCTATATTATAATATGATTCCCGAAGAATAGGAATAGAAACTTTACAATTCAAAGAAAACACATTCCTCTTCTCCAATTTGTGCATTTGTCCATAGGCTCGTTTCCTTACCTTGCAAAGCCCCACATATCTTTTCTCTGTAATCGCGCGATACGCCTAGCTGGGCTATGCTTATTCACATATCTTATACTGAGATACAAAGATGATCTCAGAAAATAAAAGGAGGATTTTACTATGTGTAACAACTGTGGATGTAACAGAGAATTCGGATTCAACGATGGCTGGGGAAACAACCGTTCTGATTGGAACAGCGGATGCGGATGCAACAACGATTACTACAACGACAACGCTGCGCTGTATGAAGCGGAATGTGTAGCCCGTGCTGCCCTGCGCCGTAGAAACAGAGAAAACCGCTGTGCCCGGGAATTCGTTCGCTGCATGAAAAACGCTCGCTGCGGATTCTAGTCAGGCTTGAAGGGTCTGTGATCCACAGGCCCTTTTTCCATATTTGAATATGCTGTATAGTGATTATCCAGCGTATGGCATATACATAGCTATAAACCTCACAAAGCTCATACAAAGGATTACAGGAAGACAGCAGGCTGCAAAGCGTTTAGCATAGCCGGTGCTCACGAATGCAGAGAGCAGCTTTTGAGGGTACGCTGTCCACAGGATAATCAACTCGCCTTGAGCCTACACGTTGCAATGATTTCTGAAAGGTGTAACTCCTGCTATCCTGCGCTATGACTACAGCTATTCTGTTTTCATACACGAAGAATTGCTTGCAGTTTTTATACCTGTATGCCATAATGAACTGCAATAGCAAGGGAGGATTTCTTATGGAGCATAAAGGAACAGCTGTTATCGCATCGAAGCGACTGCTTCTGCGCCGATTTGTCATAGAGGATGCAGAGGCGATGTTTCACAACTGGGCCAGTGATGAAGAGGTTTGCAGATTTCTGACCTGGCCGCCGCATCAGGATGTAAATGTCACACGGCATATTCTGCAGAATTGGATTGCAAGCTATGCACAGCCGGATTTCTATCAATGGGCCATTACATGGAAGGATCGTCCGCAGGAAGTTATCGGCTGTATTGGCGTTGTCGCTCAGAATGAGGATCTGGATATGGTGCATATCGGCTATTGCATCGGGAAAGCATGGTGGCATCGGCATGTCACCAGTGAAGCATTTACAGCCGTCATCCCGTTTCTGTTTGAAAAGGTGAAAGCAAACCGTATAGAATCAAAACACGATCCCGAAAATCCGAATTCCGGAAGGGTTATGCTGTCCTGCGGCCTTACCTATGAAGGAACGGCAAGAGAGGCAGACCGCAGCAATCGCGGTGTTACGGATGCCTGCTATTACAGCCTTCTGAAAAAGGAATATCCGCAATGGCTTCACAAAAGAGGGATGAAATCAACAGAAATCAGGTAACCGTCTGATCGTATCTGCTTCCCGCCACTTTTGTGTGTTTACAAATATGTGGGAGATGACAAAGCACAGATACTGCTTTGATAAAAAGCTATCCAGTAATGTTTGATACACCACCGATAAAAAGAGCTGGCAGCATCATGGGGCTCTTGCATTTGGGTATCGACCAGCGGTAAAGAAAGAAGAAAGCTCCTGCAAAGCAGGGCTTTTCAGGTTGTGAAGTCGAATCAGGGGAACAGAAAAAGAAGATGACCGGGTGGTAAGCACTCATCATCTTCGTATTCTAATTCCAATCATTCTTCTTACTGTTTTCATGATACCTGATCGAAATCCCCATGATTCCCGCATCATAGGGATTTGCTTCTTCTTTAGCTTTTCATACGTATATCCGTATGCAGTCCTCCAGCATAAAGGCAGCTTCTTTTCCATGCAATTTCCACAGGGTTCAAATCATAGCGTCCAGAATATCCTGCAGAGCCTGCTTTCCGTTCATTTTCCCAAAGGTTTTCATGTCGATGATATAAATAGGAATATCAAAACAATTCAGCTTCTTTTTCATGGAATCCTTCAGATACCGCATCTGCGGTGCAAGCCAGATGGCCTGCATGTGATATTCAAAATGATAACGGCGAATGAATTTTTCATCAATGATTTCCGCTGAGCCGTAAGCCAGAACAAGATCATTCTCCCGCAGGGCATCCTCCAGATGCGTCCCCAGCTCATGAATTTCCTCCACATAAATCTGTTCTCTGCTGCTCGCCTTTTGAATCTGCTTACAAAACATACTACTGGTATTGCCGGTAGCACAGCATATATAAACTAACATACGGGTTCCTCCTTTAGAAAAGCTCGTATCTCCTTCAGAAATGCAGACCTTTGATCTGTGAACACCTCGTGTCCGCAATGCTCATAGAAACGTGTGATTATCGTTTTCCTATCGCAGGATGCGAGCTCATCATACAGCTGCTGCCAGCTGCAGACAGCATCCTGCTTTCCCTGCAAAATCAAAAGCGGCAGCTCGCAGCTGTCAAACAGGCCGTGAAAGCTGTGTTGGAAAAACCACGAGGACATCGCACAGATATGACGAAGCGATTTTGACGGATTGTGTTCACTGTAAATAAAGGCACGAAAATCCTCGCTCGCAAACAATTCCTCCGGTGTCAAATGTACCTCTGCTTCCTGAGGCAGCGTTTGCATACGTACACGAAATGCTGCGGACATGCGTTCAAACTGATCCAGCAGCTGTGAACGACTGAAGCCGATTGCCGGTGAGCTCAGAATACAGCCTGTCAGCTCCTGCGCAAATTTCTCCAGACACAAGGCAGCCAGACAGCCTCCAAAGGAGCCGCCCCATATATACAGGCGCTTTACGCTCCAGCGCTCTTTGGTATCCTGTATTACGCGCTGTACATCCCTTGTAATAGTATCTATGCTTAATCCCTTTTTCAAATCATAATTCGATGCACCGCTTCCTCGCTGATCAAAATGGATACACAGGGCATCCTTTTCCAATGAACGAAACGCCGGCAGCTCCAGAATCGCCTGTGCACCACTGCCAGGACCGCCATGCAGAAAAACGATTGCTGTGTCGCTGTCAAAGCTCCCGCAGGCATACACCTGTAAAAGACAGTCCTTGCTTTGTATTTGATAACGTTCCATAGGTCCCTCCCACTCGTATAAATTCATCATAGCATGCCGCAATCGCTTATGCAAGGCGGAATGTACACATTCGGTTAAGCGGTTACGTAAATATACAAAGCAGTACACTTTATCGGCGACAAGCCTTGACAAAATCCGGCAAGGGATGTGCACATGAGACGGCTGTCGAGCTGCTTTTCAACTGTGCCTGGGGCTCTGCATATCAGGATTTCATTGATCAGATCATTGATTATCTGGTGAAACGCAATACAAAAATCATCTCCGGAATGGGAAAGGATGATGACACGGTATTCAATGCGTGCACGCTGCACTGGCTTACACAGATACAGGTTGAGGCATTTCTGCACATAGTATCTCATCACTACGCGCAGGAACAGGCATTGCAACAGAATCGCATTGTCGTTACCTTTCTGCGAAGCGGATTCGAAGGTCTGTATCAACAAGCTGTCAAGCAGTAAATCAGGGGTATACTCCCCTTTTCTTTTGCGGCATAGCATAACACCGTTATGTGATGGTGAATCAAACCGAGGAGGAAGTTGTATGTATTTGCAAGCAAACAGCGTTGAAAAGTATTATGGTGACAGGAAAGCGCGTGTTCAGGTTTTGAAAGGAATCAGCTGTGAGATAGCACGTCGTATAGAGCAGCTGGAGCTGGGCAGTGCCTTAGGAGGATGCATAATACAACATAATCTGTAAGCTGCAAAGCGCTTCGCATACAGTGAACAGCAACTGCAGGTGATTCCTGTTCATAGAGATCATGGGGCATATACGCTCTTCTGCTAAGCAGAAAAGCAGCGCAGCAGATTTCCTTTGATTAACAATATAGCGATACTGTTGGATAAGCGGAAACCTGTGAACGGGATGGAAACAGGTGTACGCAGGCTGAAAGTGAAACCGCTCTCCCTTTATTTCTAAATGGAATACCGGCATGAGCAGACCTGATAAAGAATATGTATAGATAGAAAAGCCTTTGCGCTCATCGTCCGCGTCAGACTCATTGCAGCTGTTGCCGTGTTTTCAAAAACGGACAGGAGGCTGCAAAAAAAGCATGGCGATTCACCGTATGGCTTCCCTGTTCCAAGAGTACATCAGGCTATGGCAAAGCAACCGTCAGGTTTGTGCAGCTCTTTCGAATTCAATCAAAGAACAGTAACAAAAAAAACCGTCACTACGTATTCCTTCCTGTCTGTCTGATTGCTTTCAAACGTATTCTATGATACAATTTTCATACAGAAAACATCGCATTTATGCTTCAAATATCATCAATTAACAGCAAGATACAGCATCTGAATTCAAATTGCGGATTCAGAAAGTGAGGAACGTAAAGATGAAAAGGAAACACTTGGGAATCGGTATTCTGATGATCGCACTCCTACTGAGTGGCTGCAGCAGACAGAATGCTACGATATATGAACCGGAAACTACACAAGCATCCTCAACGGAAACGAAGCTGACATTTTTCGGCTTTAAATATGAAGCAATCAATGTCGCAGCGATCGAAGACAGTCTGCGTTCCTTCATGCAGAAAAACAACCGTATCTCCATCACCTATGAAGGCATCAAGGGTGTGAATTACTATGAGGTGCTTGACAAGCGGATCAACACCAAAAACGGTGATGACATTTTCATGGTGGATCAGGCCTCTGTGCTGGCACTGAAGAAAAAAGGCGCGCTTGCGGATTTGTCCGACCTTTCAACAATCAATAATT
This region includes:
- a CDS encoding GNAT family N-acetyltransferase translates to MEHKGTAVIASKRLLLRRFVIEDAEAMFHNWASDEEVCRFLTWPPHQDVNVTRHILQNWIASYAQPDFYQWAITWKDRPQEVIGCIGVVAQNEDLDMVHIGYCIGKAWWHRHVTSEAFTAVIPFLFEKVKANRIESKHDPENPNSGRVMLSCGLTYEGTAREADRSNRGVTDACYYSLLKKEYPQWLHKRGMKSTEIR
- a CDS encoding aconitate hydratase; translation: MPTITEKIIQKHLVEGVMERGKPIAIRIDQTLTQDATGTMAYLQLEAMGVDQVKTDLSISYVDHNTLQSGFENADDHKYLQTVAMKHGVRFSRPGNGICHQVHLERFAKPQATLLGSDSHTPTAGGMGALAIGAGGLDVACAMAGMPFHLNMPKIINVRLHGSLTKGVSSKDIILKVLQILSVKGGVGNVIEYSGDGVLSLSIPQRATITNMGAELGATTSIFPSDEVTREFLKKQQREDAYEELKADADAVYDAVIDIDLNTLEPMIAMPHSPDNVLPIHEVLGLKVDQVAIGSCTNSSYMDMMSVAGILKDKTVDPNVSLVISPGSRQVLHMISQNGGLSDMISAGARILESTCGPCIGMGQSPITNALSLRTFNRNFYGRSGTLSAKVCLVSPETAAASALHGYIVDPRTVSYDMPQEPQSFTVDDSMIIIPDAEAAAKTDVVRGPNIKPLPINTPLADRIDKRVMIKVGDNITTDHIAPAGAKVLPYRSNIEKISEFIFMNVKESFHDDCLRNGGGFIIAGANYGQGSSREHAALAPMYLGIKAVIAKSFARIHRANLINFGIIPFTFCNETDYDSIDEMDELTMTHLHTLTENTPVEVMNITKNSRFSVTHNLTQRDIETILAGGTLNLIRQKQI
- a CDS encoding PTS beta-glucoside transporter subunit IIB, with amino-acid sequence MLVYICCATGNTSSMFCKQIQKASSREQIYVEEIHELGTHLEDALRENDLVLAYGSAEIIDEKFIRRYHFEYHMQAIWLAPQMRYLKDSMKKKLNCFDIPIYIIDMKTFGKMNGKQALQDILDAMI
- a CDS encoding MFS transporter, with translation MFTKILTKLGFTKEETSWILYDVGNSAQVLTTCTVIFPLLIAKITPGDSSVYVGWANAIYAIILAVISPVLGTMADYKDKKMKMFKFFLFMGIFGGFGLALPFIDYRAAIVIFIIAMLGYNGSIIFYDAFIVDVCDDERVDKVSAAGYAWGYIGSVLPFLIFVIPFALVTLLGDPKTGDLVLGSFTLSYRMACGLTMGMAVLWWLVYSRPMLKNVKQKNFHEPVPHVVRESFSHLYHTFRDIKKNKNIFLFCISYFFYIDCVNTVIKMAVSLATEMGISDVMSLVVVIVINIVACPFSILFGKLVEHVGSKKMIYVGILGYVGVVLAGSLIKTYPSFIWVVALLVGMFQGGIQSVSRSYFAKLIPDKADSNEFFGFFSVFSKFSAILGPMAVSTIIMITGETQYGILGLIPMMLLGMLFLAFVKDPESEQKFHKKK
- a CDS encoding alpha/beta hydrolase — encoded protein: MERYQIQSKDCLLQVYACGSFDSDTAIVFLHGGPGSGAQAILELPAFRSLEKDALCIHFDQRGSGASNYDLKKGLSIDTITRDVQRVIQDTKERWSVKRLYIWGGSFGGCLAALCLEKFAQELTGCILSSPAIGFSRSQLLDQFERMSAAFRVRMQTLPQEAEVHLTPEELFASEDFRAFIYSEHNPSKSLRHICAMSSWFFQHSFHGLFDSCELPLLILQGKQDAVCSWQQLYDELASCDRKTIITRFYEHCGHEVFTDQRSAFLKEIRAFLKEEPVC
- a CDS encoding YfcE family phosphodiesterase; this translates as MKILLMSDTHGEQEAARRILQEHAAADLKIHLGDVGFPLQEIDECSIVKGNHDRSHRLPKKMKLTLEGRKAICLHGDIFDDETVQEVLAMKHTQNDDIMDLCMRTLYGKLAAYAKRKGCDTLFFGHTHHQCFTEVDGVVLINPGSVCYGTPHSGYAVVEVQGRCIRAELLAIENC